A genomic stretch from Larus michahellis chromosome 7, bLarMic1.1, whole genome shotgun sequence includes:
- the TRARG1 gene encoding trafficking regulator of GLUT4 1, with translation MASGGGGAAPGGSGSGSGTALPTRFQETEKLLAPTEGREEKGLRGSKSFTAALPGEAERNGHGLAYKSVSVGHLEAAPLSPSRLSLGRASSTATSTAAPEQGRPRDYLVLAIFSCFCPVWPINVVALVFSIMSRNSGQQGDMDGARRLGRMARLLSIVSIVLGTIIIVLYISLSFRVS, from the exons atggcgagcggcggcggcggcgccgcgcccgGGGGCTCGGGCTCGGGGTCGGGCACGGCGCTGCCCACCCGCTTCCAGGAGACCGAAAAGCTGCTGGCGCCGACCGAAGGCCGGGAGGAAAAGGGCCTCCGCGGCTCCAAATCCTTCACGGCCGCGCTGCCCGGCGAGGCGGAGCGCAACGGGCACGGGCTCGCCTACAAGTCGGTGTCGGTCGGGCACCTGGAGGCGGCCCCGCTCTCGCCGTCCCGGCTCAGCCTGGGCAGAGCCTCCTCCACGGCCACCAGCACGGCGGCGCCGGAGCAGGGCCGCCCGCGGGACTACCTGGTGCTCGCCATCTTCTCCTGCTTCTGCCCCGTCTGGCCCATCAACGTCGTGGCCCTCGTCTTCTCCATCATG TCGAGGAACAGCGGGCAGCAAGGGGACATGGACGGAGCCCGGCGACTCGGACGCATGGCCAGGCTGCTCAGCATCGTCTCCATCGTCCTGGGGACCATCATCATCGTGCTCTACATTTCACTCAGCTTCAGAG tttccTAG